Proteins from a genomic interval of Symmachiella macrocystis:
- a CDS encoding PSD1 and planctomycete cytochrome C domain-containing protein yields the protein MPFRTRRCSLFCLLAVVASGATLRGDDDAPASPAIKLPPAAERPIDFIKDIQPIFAESCYDCHGGGEHEGGLRLDARKDALNGGDTGQVIRKGKSAESLLIQFVAGATPDKLMPPEDVSDPLTAEQVGLLRAWIDQGANWPDSVAVPEGGDPRTEHWSFQPITHPDPPQVKNNLWVRNAIDAFILRKLEAEDVAPSPEASRPTLIRRLSLDLLGLPPTPAEVEAFVYDERPDAYEQLVERLLASKHFGERWGRHWLDLARYADSDGYEKDRPRPWAWRYRNWVIDAINADMPFDQFTTEQLAGDLLPNATLDQRIATGFHRNTLTNTEGGTDKEEDRVKQVTDRVNTTGTVWLGMTVGCAQCHSHKYDPLLQREYYGLFAFYNSDKEENITAPLPAELTAYNEAKAKFDAEMAPLRQAVAEFKKQQLPQNQAAWEQQLASATGPLGWTLIQPVSFASAGGGTLSPQADKSLLASGVNSVKDVYTVVLNTKQKRVTGLRLEVFADDSLPKAGFGRSDAGTFVLSEITATVAPTGDPTQAKPLTLHNPSASNADKKSPIAAAIDGKDDTGWSLGGDQKTKRHVAHFAVKDAIGFEGDVTLTVTLRQLGGNKATLGRIRIVATDVEPAQVARLIPDEILDVLTVAADRRTVEQQKMIDTYYRGVDPEFVKLTAAVKAQAAQEPPYPPTLAQTISLTKEPRKNHLLIRGDFLRKGDEISHHTPSFLHELESADDQSPDRLVLARWLMSPDNPLTARVTVNRIWKHLMGRAIVPTEDDFGLRGDLPSHPQLLDWLASEMIAQGWSRKQMIRAIVHSATYRQSSAYRPELVGRDPANSWFASQNRYRLEAEVIRDSFLAASGLLSRTIGGPSVKPPLPADVAALGYAGSVKWKESSGQDRYRRGLYIFFQRTVPYPMLATFDAPDSNSTCTKRERSNTPLQSLTLLNDPVFFETAQSMGQRMMSIHPADKTARLQYAFQLCMARRPTADEFDQLETLYDEMLVHVKQDVEAGAQLIGNRKLPAEHRADTAASVAVARIIMNLDEFVTRE from the coding sequence ATGCCGTTCCGCACGCGTCGGTGTTCCTTGTTTTGCCTATTGGCCGTTGTGGCCAGCGGTGCGACTTTGCGTGGCGACGATGATGCTCCGGCGTCACCGGCGATCAAGTTACCGCCCGCCGCCGAGCGGCCGATTGACTTCATCAAGGACATCCAACCGATCTTTGCCGAGTCGTGTTACGACTGCCACGGTGGGGGGGAACACGAAGGAGGGCTGCGTTTAGACGCACGTAAAGATGCGCTGAATGGCGGCGACACGGGGCAAGTGATCCGCAAAGGCAAAAGTGCGGAAAGCTTGCTGATCCAATTTGTCGCCGGTGCGACTCCCGACAAACTCATGCCCCCCGAAGATGTGAGCGATCCGCTGACAGCTGAGCAAGTCGGTTTGCTCAGAGCATGGATCGATCAAGGGGCAAACTGGCCCGATAGTGTGGCCGTTCCCGAAGGGGGGGATCCCCGCACCGAACACTGGTCCTTTCAACCGATCACCCACCCCGATCCGCCACAGGTCAAAAACAATCTGTGGGTGCGTAATGCAATTGACGCGTTCATTTTGCGCAAACTCGAAGCAGAAGACGTCGCACCGTCACCCGAAGCAAGCCGGCCGACATTGATCCGCCGATTGAGTCTCGATTTGCTGGGACTGCCACCCACCCCCGCTGAGGTCGAGGCCTTCGTTTACGATGAACGCCCCGATGCCTATGAACAATTGGTCGAACGGTTACTCGCCTCCAAGCATTTTGGCGAACGTTGGGGCCGACACTGGCTCGATCTGGCGCGCTATGCCGATAGCGATGGGTATGAAAAAGACCGCCCGCGCCCCTGGGCTTGGCGTTACCGCAATTGGGTCATCGATGCCATCAACGCAGACATGCCGTTTGATCAATTCACGACGGAGCAACTCGCAGGTGATTTACTTCCCAATGCTACGCTCGATCAAAGAATCGCGACGGGGTTTCATCGCAACACCCTGACGAATACCGAAGGGGGCACCGATAAAGAAGAGGACCGCGTTAAGCAGGTTACAGACCGCGTCAATACCACCGGAACCGTCTGGTTGGGTATGACCGTCGGTTGCGCGCAGTGCCACTCCCACAAATACGACCCGCTGTTGCAACGCGAGTACTACGGACTGTTCGCGTTTTACAACAGCGACAAAGAAGAGAACATCACCGCGCCGCTCCCGGCGGAATTGACCGCGTATAACGAAGCAAAGGCCAAATTCGATGCGGAAATGGCCCCACTCAGACAGGCGGTTGCGGAATTTAAGAAGCAGCAACTTCCTCAAAACCAAGCGGCGTGGGAACAACAACTCGCCTCCGCAACCGGTCCGCTCGGCTGGACCTTAATCCAGCCCGTTAGCTTCGCATCGGCTGGCGGCGGCACGCTTTCCCCGCAAGCGGACAAGTCGCTCCTCGCTTCGGGTGTGAACTCTGTCAAAGATGTCTACACGGTCGTGCTCAACACCAAACAAAAACGAGTCACCGGCTTGCGTTTAGAAGTCTTTGCCGACGACAGCCTGCCCAAAGCGGGCTTCGGACGTAGTGATGCCGGCACATTTGTGCTCTCGGAGATCACCGCCACGGTTGCCCCCACCGGTGATCCGACACAGGCAAAACCGTTGACGCTTCACAACCCGTCTGCTAGCAACGCTGATAAAAAATCACCGATTGCCGCCGCCATTGACGGCAAGGACGACACCGGTTGGTCCCTGGGTGGGGATCAAAAAACGAAGCGGCACGTTGCCCATTTCGCAGTCAAAGACGCCATCGGATTCGAGGGCGACGTTACCTTAACTGTCACGCTGCGGCAACTGGGTGGCAATAAAGCTACGCTCGGTCGTATCCGTATTGTGGCGACCGATGTCGAACCGGCGCAGGTTGCTCGGTTGATTCCCGACGAAATTCTCGATGTGCTCACCGTTGCCGCTGACCGGCGGACTGTGGAACAGCAAAAAATGATCGACACCTACTACCGTGGAGTCGATCCCGAATTCGTGAAGTTGACCGCTGCCGTCAAAGCACAGGCCGCCCAGGAACCACCCTATCCGCCGACGCTGGCACAAACGATTTCGCTGACCAAAGAACCGCGCAAGAATCACCTATTGATTCGCGGCGATTTCCTACGGAAGGGGGATGAAATTTCGCATCACACCCCTTCGTTCTTGCATGAATTGGAATCGGCCGACGATCAATCCCCCGACCGGCTTGTATTGGCGCGCTGGCTGATGTCGCCGGACAACCCACTCACCGCCCGCGTGACCGTCAACCGCATTTGGAAACACCTGATGGGCCGGGCCATTGTGCCGACCGAAGATGACTTTGGTTTGCGCGGCGATTTGCCGTCTCACCCGCAACTGCTCGATTGGTTGGCGAGCGAAATGATCGCCCAAGGTTGGAGCCGCAAACAAATGATCCGCGCAATCGTCCACTCCGCCACGTATCGGCAGTCGTCGGCTTATCGCCCCGAACTGGTGGGCCGCGATCCGGCCAATTCCTGGTTTGCGAGCCAGAACCGCTATCGCTTAGAAGCCGAAGTGATTCGCGACTCGTTCTTGGCTGCCAGCGGATTGCTCAGTCGCACCATCGGCGGGCCGAGTGTCAAACCTCCGCTGCCGGCCGATGTGGCCGCACTCGGCTATGCGGGGAGCGTGAAATGGAAAGAAAGCAGCGGGCAGGATCGCTACCGTCGCGGACTGTACATCTTCTTTCAGCGGACCGTCCCCTATCCAATGTTGGCCACCTTTGATGCCCCCGATTCCAATTCAACCTGTACGAAACGGGAACGCTCCAACACACCGCTACAATCGCTGACATTATTAAACGACCCCGTCTTTTTCGAAACCGCGCAGAGCATGGGGCAGCGGATGATGTCGATACACCCCGCGGACAAAACCGCCCGTTTGCAATATGCTTTTCAATTGTGCATGGCGCGGCGGCCGACAGCGGATGAGTTTGATCAACTCGAAACGCTGTATGATGAAATGCTGGTTCACGTCAAACAAGACGTTGAGGCGGGGGCGCAGTTGATCGGCAACAGGAAATTACCGGCGGAGCATCGTGCCGATACCGCCGCATCGGTCGCCGTTGCGCGTATTATTATGAATCTCGATGAATTCGTCACACGGGAGTAA
- a CDS encoding sulfatase family protein has protein sequence MRYCIGVLAVVALISATTLQAADDLQLAKADGAKPLNIVFILSDDHRYDVMSFLGHPFVETPAMDALARDGVYFKNAMVTTSLCSPSRASILTGQYMHNHGVVDNNVLTKPGTIFFPQYLQAAGYNTGYFGKWHMGGHSDAPRPGFDRWVSFRGQGHYYPPKHLKQWNLNVDGESVLQKGYITDELTDYALDWLNGIKGQDKPFFMYLSHKGVHGMFHPAERHAGRYKDKSMPVPETMADTSENYEGKPLWLKNQRNSWHGVDFAYHQDTDIEEHYRLYCEALLSVDDSIARVRKWLADNDLAENTLVMYMGDNGFQWGEHGLIDKRTAYEASMRVPLVGVCPPLWKPGTVVKEVVANIDIGPTCLAAADLKPPANMDGQSFLDLAAGKEDAAQWRKNLLYEYYWEYNFPQTPTTFALRSQRYKFIQYHGIWDIDELYDLQTDPLEQHNLIFDPAQQKRIKQMRSELHEILVKADANRVPFSHKRRMGQNLRRRSGSSPAKFPPQLLRNSNAKD, from the coding sequence ATGCGGTATTGCATCGGTGTATTGGCGGTTGTGGCCTTGATCTCAGCAACGACGCTGCAAGCGGCGGACGATTTGCAGTTGGCGAAAGCCGACGGGGCGAAGCCGCTGAATATTGTGTTCATCCTCTCCGACGATCACCGCTACGACGTGATGAGTTTTTTGGGGCACCCGTTTGTCGAGACCCCGGCGATGGATGCGCTCGCGCGGGACGGGGTCTATTTTAAAAACGCGATGGTGACGACGTCGTTGTGCTCCCCCAGTCGGGCGTCGATTTTGACTGGGCAATACATGCACAACCACGGCGTGGTCGATAACAATGTGCTGACCAAGCCAGGAACGATTTTCTTTCCGCAATATTTGCAGGCAGCGGGTTACAACACCGGATACTTCGGCAAATGGCACATGGGCGGACATTCCGATGCGCCGCGACCGGGGTTTGATCGTTGGGTTAGTTTTCGCGGGCAAGGACATTACTATCCGCCAAAACATCTGAAGCAATGGAATTTGAACGTCGACGGCGAATCGGTACTACAAAAAGGCTACATCACCGACGAACTGACCGACTATGCCCTCGATTGGCTCAACGGTATTAAAGGACAGGACAAGCCGTTCTTCATGTATCTGTCGCACAAAGGGGTGCATGGCATGTTTCACCCGGCCGAGCGACATGCGGGGCGCTACAAAGATAAATCGATGCCGGTCCCCGAGACGATGGCCGATACTTCGGAAAACTACGAAGGCAAACCGCTGTGGCTTAAAAACCAACGCAACAGTTGGCACGGCGTCGATTTCGCCTATCATCAGGACACCGATATCGAAGAGCATTACCGGTTGTATTGCGAGGCGCTGCTCAGCGTCGACGATTCGATCGCCCGCGTGCGAAAGTGGCTGGCGGACAACGATCTGGCTGAGAACACGCTCGTGATGTACATGGGAGACAACGGGTTTCAATGGGGCGAACATGGTTTAATCGACAAACGGACCGCCTACGAAGCTTCGATGCGGGTTCCGTTGGTGGGGGTCTGCCCGCCGTTGTGGAAACCGGGCACGGTTGTCAAAGAGGTCGTCGCCAACATCGACATCGGTCCCACCTGCCTGGCCGCTGCGGACTTGAAACCGCCGGCCAATATGGATGGGCAAAGCTTTCTCGATCTGGCAGCCGGTAAAGAGGATGCAGCCCAGTGGCGCAAGAACCTGCTCTACGAATATTATTGGGAGTACAACTTTCCGCAAACGCCCACAACGTTCGCACTGCGGTCACAGCGGTACAAGTTCATCCAATACCATGGCATTTGGGATATTGATGAGTTGTACGACCTGCAAACCGATCCGCTGGAGCAGCACAATTTGATTTTCGATCCGGCCCAGCAAAAACGTATTAAGCAGATGCGTTCCGAACTGCACGAAATCCTTGTCAAAGCCGATGCCAACCGCGTGCCCTTCAGCCACAAACGACGGATGGGACAAAATCTGCGTCGTCGTAGCGGCTCCTCACCGGCGAAGTTTCCGCCGCAGTTGTTGCGAAATTCAAACGCGAAGGATTAA
- a CDS encoding DUF6882 domain-containing protein, whose protein sequence is MIPSSRTPKGTPNRCPLCGNEVQIDLSTFPTDDAPCPHCGHLLWSANTVEDHRSEFQKLLAQGLEELIVKNTAQQQWGLGAISSWDLDQESGKIVFYFADGFKAVAPVQIIGSLNSDKQSWLWAWANPSILDPLKQQAEDLKSYGELHKIPRLTAPVWSGTNELAWAMAALAAKHCGATGAYRAETDKGHLYMTFGEVEVVAL, encoded by the coding sequence ATGATCCCCTCATCGCGCACGCCCAAAGGCACGCCCAACCGTTGCCCGCTCTGTGGCAATGAAGTGCAGATCGATCTTTCAACGTTTCCCACGGACGATGCGCCTTGCCCGCATTGCGGCCATCTGCTCTGGTCTGCGAATACCGTTGAGGACCATCGAAGTGAATTCCAAAAACTGCTTGCGCAAGGTCTCGAGGAACTCATCGTCAAGAACACCGCCCAGCAGCAGTGGGGGCTGGGGGCGATTTCTAGTTGGGATTTGGACCAAGAATCCGGCAAAATCGTTTTTTACTTTGCCGATGGATTCAAGGCTGTAGCACCAGTGCAAATCATTGGCTCGCTAAACTCCGACAAACAGAGTTGGCTGTGGGCGTGGGCCAACCCATCGATTCTCGACCCTTTGAAGCAACAGGCGGAGGATCTAAAAAGCTATGGGGAACTTCACAAAATCCCCCGACTCACGGCACCGGTCTGGTCAGGAACCAACGAACTCGCCTGGGCGATGGCGGCATTGGCCGCAAAACACTGCGGAGCGACCGGTGCATATCGTGCTGAGACCGATAAGGGGCACCTGTATATGACGTTCGGTGAAGTGGAGGTCGTCGCACTGTAG
- a CDS encoding UbiA-like polyprenyltransferase yields MPTRIRQLLEMIRFSHTLFALPFAMLAAGMAWWKNSQEGIPFRWQDLAGILLCMVFARSAAMAFNRLADRKIDAENPRTAGRHLPAGLLSLPTVVVFTVICGAGFVASTLLFLPNRMPLFLSLPVLAFLCGYSYAKRFTAWCHYWLSAALMLSPIAAWIAIRGNVEWPPVLLGLVVFFWVGGFDIIYACQDTDFDRDRRLHSLPARLGIPTALRLAMLSHVLMVVCLFGLWYVAALGPVFFLGACLVAVLLAYEHWLVRPDDLTRVNIAFFQVNIIISMGLLVVGLADLWWTAQ; encoded by the coding sequence ATGCCCACTCGCATTCGACAACTTCTGGAGATGATCCGTTTCAGCCATACGCTGTTTGCGCTGCCCTTTGCGATGTTGGCGGCGGGGATGGCGTGGTGGAAGAACAGCCAAGAGGGTATTCCCTTCCGCTGGCAGGACCTAGCGGGCATTTTGTTGTGCATGGTATTTGCGCGTTCAGCGGCGATGGCGTTCAATCGGCTGGCGGACCGGAAAATCGATGCGGAGAATCCCCGCACGGCCGGTCGGCACTTACCGGCTGGATTATTGTCGTTGCCAACTGTAGTTGTTTTCACGGTCATTTGCGGCGCGGGGTTTGTGGCTTCGACGCTGCTGTTTTTGCCCAACCGTATGCCGCTATTTCTTTCGCTGCCGGTGTTGGCGTTTTTGTGCGGCTACTCGTATGCGAAACGCTTCACCGCTTGGTGCCACTACTGGTTGTCCGCTGCATTGATGCTTTCGCCGATTGCTGCTTGGATCGCCATTCGCGGCAATGTGGAATGGCCGCCGGTGCTGTTGGGACTGGTCGTGTTTTTCTGGGTCGGCGGATTCGACATTATCTACGCTTGCCAGGATACCGACTTCGATCGCGACCGACGTTTGCACAGCCTTCCCGCACGGTTGGGAATTCCAACGGCACTGCGGCTGGCGATGCTCAGCCATGTGCTGATGGTGGTCTGCCTGTTCGGTCTATGGTACGTTGCCGCATTGGGGCCGGTGTTTTTTCTCGGAGCCTGCCTGGTTGCCGTCTTGTTGGCCTATGAACATTGGCTGGTCCGCCCCGATGATTTGACGCGGGTGAACATCGCTTTTTTCCAAGTCAACATCATCATCAGCATGGGGTTGTTGGTCGTGGGTCTCGCCGATTTGTGGTGGACGGCCCAGTAG
- a CDS encoding redoxin domain-containing protein encodes MSKTSPYCIVSRLFVYSTILAYATSAHFAVAADSQPADMTDDTAQVDIQAGLELGNIAPTFSATDLDGKTIDLQKIAGESKYILLDFWASYCGPCRAEFPHLRKLNADYKDRGLQIIGVCSDTDRDTAARAAEQAELNYPHVYHADQAQQSVTTLYQVTGIPQTYILDSNLRVVAKGLRGSSLEHRIAELFLVADLAHLKPNDQVVVAKDKAPLKVINDVLAELPKGQQLKVVSTQGDWIWTYVDRDGKRTKGWINAKLIALANDSEGPAQANEEALDGHMSGSKADSAGDNVLLTSDEGSSELTVKPAKSESPAPPAPSTPEPADWELQNPDEMPRLFEFAGTRNLKSDLTDEAVGEIGRFKLTGTDMTCAAVAPDGRFVVSGGNDSVIRLWDAVTGREIRQFDGHEAKILTLAFSADGQHILSGSTDASVRLWDVESGTELHTYAGHESDVISVAFAPGGRFATSTGRDNTLRMWKLPVATMHTQIEDVPADRIVRRLIVDEPKQIAAAKVEPNTLDGEVKLNAAGHIVAIDFRTSRANNATLKQLCKLEHLETLYIYGPNINDAGLESLQGLTQLKHLWLTATNITDAGMRSLSGLEQLESLVLSHCDGVSDAGLAHIEKLTTLKDLWLNETHVTDRGLKHLAGMTDLEMLVLPGNDGITDDGLKHLSKLTNLRDLWLNGANVSDKGLTLVAQLDRLQFVDAGQTQITAMGAQQFHQQLPYCDLEY; translated from the coding sequence TTGTCCAAGACGTCCCCCTACTGCATCGTCAGCCGGTTATTTGTTTATTCCACAATTCTCGCGTATGCAACATCGGCTCACTTCGCCGTTGCCGCTGACAGCCAGCCCGCCGACATGACGGATGACACGGCGCAGGTGGATATTCAAGCCGGCTTGGAATTGGGAAATATTGCTCCCACATTCTCAGCGACGGACTTGGATGGCAAGACCATCGACCTCCAAAAAATCGCCGGCGAATCGAAGTACATTCTGCTCGATTTCTGGGCTTCTTATTGCGGACCGTGCCGGGCGGAATTCCCGCACTTGCGTAAACTCAATGCGGATTACAAAGATCGCGGCTTGCAGATTATCGGAGTCTGTTCCGATACCGACCGGGACACGGCAGCGCGCGCAGCCGAACAAGCTGAGCTGAACTACCCGCACGTGTATCATGCGGATCAGGCCCAACAATCGGTCACTACTCTGTATCAAGTGACGGGCATTCCTCAGACGTATATTTTGGACAGCAACTTGCGCGTCGTCGCCAAGGGTTTGCGGGGATCGTCACTCGAACACCGGATCGCAGAGCTGTTCCTCGTCGCAGATCTGGCACATCTCAAGCCCAACGACCAAGTGGTTGTCGCTAAGGACAAAGCTCCGCTCAAAGTGATCAACGATGTGTTGGCCGAACTCCCCAAAGGGCAACAACTCAAAGTGGTGTCGACCCAAGGCGACTGGATTTGGACGTATGTCGATCGAGATGGCAAACGCACCAAAGGTTGGATCAACGCCAAGTTGATCGCCCTGGCAAATGACTCGGAAGGCCCCGCTCAAGCCAATGAGGAAGCGTTGGACGGCCACATGAGCGGCAGCAAGGCGGATTCTGCTGGCGACAATGTGCTGCTCACCTCTGACGAAGGGTCGAGTGAATTGACGGTGAAACCGGCGAAATCAGAATCCCCCGCGCCGCCCGCGCCGTCGACTCCCGAACCGGCTGATTGGGAACTACAAAATCCGGATGAAATGCCACGGCTGTTTGAATTCGCCGGAACACGTAATTTGAAATCCGATCTGACCGATGAAGCGGTCGGCGAAATCGGCCGCTTCAAACTCACGGGAACCGATATGACCTGTGCGGCGGTTGCTCCCGACGGACGCTTTGTTGTTTCGGGTGGGAATGATTCTGTGATTCGCTTGTGGGATGCGGTCACTGGCCGTGAAATCCGGCAATTTGATGGACACGAAGCCAAGATCTTAACGTTGGCATTCTCAGCCGACGGACAGCACATTCTGTCGGGAAGCACCGATGCAAGCGTGCGGTTGTGGGATGTGGAGTCGGGCACCGAACTGCACACCTATGCCGGCCATGAATCGGATGTGATCAGCGTCGCGTTTGCTCCGGGGGGACGTTTTGCGACGTCGACCGGTCGAGACAATACATTGCGGATGTGGAAGTTACCCGTCGCGACCATGCATACACAGATCGAGGACGTCCCGGCCGATCGTATTGTCCGGCGTCTCATCGTGGATGAACCAAAACAGATTGCCGCGGCCAAAGTCGAACCCAATACACTGGACGGCGAAGTGAAGCTCAACGCGGCCGGACATATCGTGGCAATCGATTTTCGGACCTCGCGTGCCAACAACGCCACGTTGAAACAACTCTGCAAATTGGAGCATTTGGAAACGCTCTATATTTACGGACCGAACATCAATGACGCCGGCTTGGAGTCGCTGCAAGGTCTGACACAACTGAAGCATCTCTGGTTGACGGCCACCAACATCACCGATGCGGGGATGCGTTCCTTGAGCGGTTTAGAACAATTGGAAAGCCTGGTCCTCTCGCATTGCGATGGCGTGAGCGATGCCGGATTGGCTCACATCGAGAAACTGACCACCCTCAAAGACCTGTGGCTCAATGAAACACATGTCACCGACCGCGGCTTAAAGCACCTCGCCGGGATGACGGACCTGGAAATGCTGGTTCTGCCCGGAAATGACGGCATCACTGATGACGGTCTGAAGCACCTCAGCAAATTGACCAACCTGCGGGACTTGTGGCTCAACGGTGCAAACGTCAGCGACAAAGGTTTAACGCTTGTCGCTCAGTTGGACCGGCTTCAATTTGTCGATGCCGGCCAAACACAAATCACAGCCATGGGTGCCCAGCAATTCCATCAACAATTGCCGTATTGCGACTTGGAGTACTAG
- a CDS encoding tRNA dihydrouridine synthase — MTETLTSPLRIGPLTLDFPVVQAALSGYSDWPMRVIARRCGAPYTICEVMLDRFITSLKNREKTRHHLMISEEEHPVGGQLMGAEPEQFGPAAVRLVEAGFDVIDINFGCPVKKVLGRCRGGFHLSQPATAIKIIQRVRDAVPDAIPVTVKMRRGIDDSAESRDKFYEIFDAAYEVGVAAVTVHGRTVMQRYDGPSRWEFLRELKTHAGERVVLGSGDLFSARACLEMMQYTGVDGVTVARGAIGNPWVFAQARALFAGRELPPPTVFEQRDVIREHFALAHEIYDPHRACGVMRKFGIKYARLHPQGEQVRNAFAVARSDEQWQHVLETWYAENLPGCLPVVDEVG, encoded by the coding sequence ATGACTGAGACGTTGACTTCACCATTACGAATTGGCCCGTTGACGCTCGATTTTCCGGTCGTGCAGGCGGCGCTTTCGGGGTATAGCGATTGGCCAATGCGTGTGATCGCCCGGCGGTGTGGGGCACCGTATACGATTTGTGAAGTGATGTTGGATCGGTTCATCACGTCGCTCAAAAACCGAGAGAAGACGCGGCATCATTTGATGATTTCCGAGGAGGAACATCCTGTGGGCGGCCAGTTGATGGGGGCGGAGCCGGAGCAGTTTGGTCCGGCGGCGGTGCGGCTTGTCGAAGCGGGCTTTGACGTGATCGACATCAACTTCGGCTGCCCGGTGAAAAAAGTGCTCGGCCGTTGTCGCGGCGGTTTTCATCTCAGCCAACCGGCGACGGCGATTAAAATCATACAGCGAGTGCGCGATGCGGTCCCGGATGCGATTCCGGTGACAGTCAAGATGCGACGGGGGATTGATGATTCGGCGGAAAGTCGCGACAAGTTCTACGAGATCTTCGATGCCGCCTATGAGGTTGGCGTCGCTGCCGTCACGGTTCATGGCCGGACGGTGATGCAGCGCTATGACGGACCGAGCCGTTGGGAGTTTCTCCGCGAATTGAAAACACATGCCGGCGAGCGTGTGGTGCTGGGGAGCGGTGATCTATTCTCCGCCCGTGCCTGCTTGGAAATGATGCAGTACACCGGTGTTGATGGAGTGACCGTCGCGCGGGGGGCAATCGGAAACCCGTGGGTCTTCGCTCAGGCCCGTGCGCTGTTTGCCGGCCGCGAACTGCCTCCGCCGACAGTGTTTGAACAACGGGATGTGATTCGCGAACATTTCGCATTAGCGCACGAAATCTACGATCCGCACCGTGCGTGCGGCGTGATGCGAAAATTCGGCATCAAATACGCCCGGCTGCATCCCCAGGGCGAACAAGTGCGCAACGCCTTTGCTGTGGCGCGCAGTGACGAACAATGGCAACACGTCCTCGAGACTTGGTACGCCGAAAACTTACCCGGCTGTTTACCGGTAGTCGATGAAGTGGGATAG
- a CDS encoding GNAT family N-acetyltransferase produces the protein MTNTLDVHPASPDEVVVAHRNVYDIWSKGRTLEEHIQYRLNADQHRRATWFVGCTGGHVATSLGSYPVEFQVRGESIPGFAIGSVYTCAEYRGKGYAAQLIEGVEQHLAQRGMRLSILYSDITAEYYAAMGYRLCPASAGWRYLSTITKSKTDKSLAEFQEADDFAAMSAMYHDYHGATPFSIRRSDDYWRAMSSKFPEDHFFWLKAEDGSNRGYARLTPDPHGWRILDYACADQTDETLSALYNAVLSLTAGWDVDRCGGWLPNNSITNELFEVTDRKSEITMIKLLDPTLVIDDEIIAAADRFCEMDHV, from the coding sequence ATGACCAACACACTCGACGTCCATCCTGCCTCGCCCGATGAAGTCGTTGTTGCCCATCGCAATGTTTACGATATCTGGAGCAAAGGCCGCACACTCGAAGAACATATTCAATACCGTCTCAACGCCGATCAGCACCGTCGGGCGACATGGTTCGTGGGCTGTACCGGCGGGCATGTTGCGACATCGCTGGGAAGCTATCCCGTCGAGTTTCAAGTGCGCGGCGAATCGATTCCCGGTTTTGCGATCGGGTCGGTCTACACCTGCGCCGAATATCGTGGCAAAGGTTATGCGGCTCAGCTGATTGAAGGAGTAGAGCAACACCTAGCCCAGCGCGGCATGCGGTTGTCAATTCTGTATTCCGACATCACAGCCGAATACTACGCCGCAATGGGATATCGACTCTGTCCCGCTTCGGCCGGTTGGCGTTATCTCTCCACTATCACCAAGTCGAAGACCGACAAGAGTTTGGCTGAATTCCAGGAAGCCGACGACTTCGCTGCAATGTCGGCAATGTATCACGACTACCATGGCGCAACGCCGTTTTCCATTCGTCGCAGCGATGACTATTGGCGGGCAATGTCCAGCAAATTCCCCGAGGACCACTTTTTCTGGCTGAAAGCCGAAGACGGATCGAACCGCGGCTACGCCCGCTTAACCCCGGATCCCCACGGTTGGCGCATCCTGGATTATGCCTGTGCGGACCAAACCGATGAAACGTTGTCGGCGCTGTACAACGCTGTGCTGTCCCTGACTGCCGGGTGGGATGTCGATCGTTGCGGCGGTTGGCTGCCGAACAATTCGATCACAAACGAACTCTTCGAAGTTACGGACCGCAAATCAGAAATCACAATGATCAAATTGCTCGACCCGACACTGGTGATCGACGACGAAATCATCGCCGCAGCCGATCGTTTTTGCGAAATGGATCATGTGTAG